The sequence GGTTGCCGATGACCTCGCCGATGACCTTGTCCTTCGCCGCGACCGTGGTGGAGAGCGAGCCGACGTGCTCGATGAGGCTGTCCACGGTGCCGCCCTCCCCCTGCAGCACCTTGACGATCGACCCGGCCAGCTCGTTGACCTGCGCGGGGTCGAGCCCTTCGAAGAGCGGTTTGAACCCGTTGAAGAGGAGGGTGAGGTCGAGGGCGGGCGTGGTGCGGCTCAGCGGGATGGTGGCGTTGCCGGGGAGTTCTCCCGTGGCGGCGCCGGTGCCGCGCTCCAGCGAGACATAGCGCTGGCCGACCATGTTGAGGTACTTCACGGAGGCCGTCGTGGTGGCGGGGAGGGCGCGGTCGCGGTCGACGGTGAAGGTGACCTGGGCCGTGCGGTGGTCGACGACGCGTACGTCGGTGACCTCCCCGACCTTGACGCCCGAGATCCGCACGCCGTCGCCGTCGATGAGCCCGGTCACGTCCGAGAACAGCGCCTTGTACGTCGTCGTGTCGTCGCCGACGCCGGTGTTGGCGATGGACAGGCCGAGCACGGCGGTCGCGACCCCGGTGACGAGGACGAAGACGAGCGATTTGACGATCGCTCCCGTGGGGGGCCTGCGGTGCGGGAAGGAGTCCTTGTCCCTGCTCACTTCACCCTCACCTCCGTGCCCCGGAAGACGGGGCCCGCGAGGAGGCTCGACCAGTCGGGAAGCTCCTCGGCGGGGGACTCCGCGTCGGGTGCGCGCGTGCCGGCCCCGGCGCTCTCGGGGTTCTTCGTGCTCCCGGTGCTCTTCGTGTCCTGGGCGGGCGCGCTGAGCAGTTCGTTGACGAGGTCGTTCTCCTGCGGGGAGTTGACGGGCCCGAGGTCCTTGTCGGCGGACGCGCTCGCGGTGGCGGCGGGGCGGGTGCCGCTCGCCTCGCCGAGGTAGGGCGCGGAGTAGCAGTGCGGGCCGCCGGAGGCGGTGTACGCGGGGGTGTCGCGCCCGGGTCGGTAGGCACCCCTGGACGGCACGGTCGTGACCTCCACGTGGACGCCGGGGTGGCCGGTGCCCTTGCCGAGGGCGCGGTCCATGCGGGGGGCGAACTCGGTGAGCGCGCGGAGGGTGCAGGGGAACTCGGCGGAGTACTCGGCGAGGAGCTGGAGGGTGCCGCGCGAGGTGGTCGAGAGGCGGATGATCGTGTCCTTGTTGGCGCGCAGGAAGCCGTCGACGTCCTCGGCGGCGCGGGTGGTGCCCGCGTAGGCGGCGGAGAGGTCGCTCTCCTTCTCGGCGAGGGTGCCGCTGGTGGTGGTGAAGTCCTGGAGCGCGTCGACGATGCCGGGCGCGGCGTCGGCGTACACGTGCGACACCGTCACGAGCTGCTTCAGGTCCTCGTTGAGCGCGGGGAGTTCGGGGTTGAACCTCTTGAGGTGCGCGTCGAGTTCGGTGAGGGTCTCGCCGAGCTTGTCGCCGCGTCCGTCGAGCGCCCGCGAGACGGCGGAGAGTGTCGCGGAGAGCTTCTGCGGCTGGACGGCGGTGAGCAGCGGAAGGGTGTGGTCGAGGACCTGCTGGAGTTCGATGGCGTTCGCCGAGCGGTCCTGCGGGATGACGGCCCCGGCGCCGAGCGGCGTGCCCGGCTTCGAGGTGTCGGCGACGAGTGCCACGTACCGCTCGCCGAAGAGGGTGGTGGGGAGCATCTGGGCGCGGACGTCGTCCGGGACGGACTTGAGTGCCCCGGGTTTCATCGCGAGGGTGAGGCGGGCTCCTTGCCGCGAGGCGTCGATGGCGCGGACCTCGCCGACGACGACGCCGCGCAGCTTGACCTCGGCGCCGATGTGCATCTCGTTGCCCACGCTGCCGGTCTCGACGACGACGCGCGGGTCGTCGCTGAAGTCCTTCTGGTAGACGGCGACGGCGAGCCAGATGAGCAGGGCGGCGACGACGAGGAAGGCGATGCCCGCGAGGCGCAGGCGCAGGGTCCGCATGTCAGCCCGCCACCTTCACCGTCGTGGTGGCGCCCCAGATCGCGAGCGAGAGGAAGAAGTCGGTGACCGCGATGAGGACGATGGCGTTGCGCACCGAGCGGCCCACGGCGACGCCGACCCCGGCGGGCCCGCCCTGGGCGCGGAAGCCGTAGTAGCAGTGGGCGAGGATCACCATCACGCTGAAGACGAGCACCTTCAGGACGCTGAGCAGCACGTCCTCGGGGACGAGGAAGAGGTTGAAGTAGTGGTCGTAGGTGCCCGAGGACTGGCCGTTGAAGACGACGGTGACGACGCGCGAGGCGACGTAGCTGGAGAGCAGGCCGAGCGCGTAGAGCGGGATGATCGCGACGACGCCCGCGATGATCCGGGTGGTCACGAGGTACGGCATCGCGCGTATGCCCATGCCTTCGAGCGCGTCGACCTCCTCGTTGATGCGCATCGCGCCGAGTTGCGCGGTGAACCCGGCGCCGACCGTCGCGGAGAGGGCGAGACCGGCGACGAGCGGGGCGACCTCGCGGGTGTTGAAGTAGGCGGTGACGAAGCCGGTGAGCGGGGCGGTGCCGATCTGGTCCATGGCGGCGAAGCCCTGGAGGCCGACGACGGTGCCGGTCGCGGCGGTCATGCCGATCATGACGCCGACCGTGCCGCCGATGACGCTGAGGCCGCCGGAGCCGAACACCACCTCGGCGAGCAGGCGCTGCACCTCCTTCGCGTACCGCGCGAGCGTGCGTGGAATCCACAGCAACGCGCGCAGGTAGAAGAGGAGTTGGTCGCCGCCGCGGTCGAGCCAGGCGAATGGGGATGCCATGCGTTCAGCCTCCCTTCGGCGGAACGATCTGGAGGTAGACCGCCGTCATCGCCATGTTCACCACGAGCAGCAGGATGAAGGTGATGACGACGGACTGGTTGACGGCGTCGCCGACGCCCTTGGGCCCGCCGCGCGGGTTGAGCCCCCGGTAGGCGGCGACGATCCCGGCGATGAGGCCGAAGACGAGCGCCTTGAGTTCACCGACGTAGAGATCGGGGAGCTGGGCGAGGGCGGAGAAGCTCTGGAGGTAGGCGCCCGGGGTGCCGTGCTGGAGGCCGACGTTGAGGAAGTAGCCACCGAGGGTGCCGACGACCGAGACGAGGCCGTTGAGCAGCAGCGCGACGAACATGGTGGCGAGCACGCGGGGCACGACGAGCCGCTGCACGGGCGAGACCCCCATGACCTCCATGGCGTCCAGCTCCTCGCGGATCTTGCGCGAGCCGAGGTCGGCGCAGATCGCCGAGCCGCCCGCCCCCGCGATGAGCAGCGAGACGATGAGCGGGCTCGCCTGCTGGATGACGGCGAGGACGCTGGCCCCGCCGGTGAAGGACTGCGCCCCCAGCTGCTGCGTCAAGCTGCCCACTTGGAGCGCGATGACGGCGCCGAAGGGGATCGACACGAGCGCGGCGGGCAGGATGGTGACGCTCGCGATGAACCAGAACTGCTCGATGAACTCGCGGAACTGGAAGGGCCGCCGGAAGATCGCGCGCAGCACCTCAAGGGTGAGCGCGAAGAGCCTGCCGGTCTGGCGGAGCGGGCCGAGCAACGGGTTCGGGGGGCGCGGCGGCGCGGGCGGCGGCGTGCGCACGGCCTCCAGGGGGACGGTGGGCGGCTCGGGCGGCGGGGCGGGGCGCTCGTCGATGCTCATGAGGCCGCTCCGGGCCCCGTACGCGCTCTCACGAGGCACCCCCGTGGTGCGCCCACGCGCTCCGCTCCCAGCCGTAGGCGGCGCGGATCGCGGACTGCGCGCGCTCGGGCAGGGTGTGCAGCAGCCCCCGTACGCGCTCCCGGCGCCGCGCCACGGCGGCGCGCTCGCCGAGTCCGGCACTCGGCTCCAGCTGCGGGACGAGCGCCTTCGGTTCGGCGGGCGGGGTGGTCGCGGCGGCCTCGGCTGCGAGCGTCGCGGCGTCCTTCTCCTCGGACATCCCGATGGGACCCGCCTTGCTGGCGGTCAGGAACTGGGCGACGACCGGTTCGCGGCTCGTGAGGAGCACTTCGCGCGGGCCGAAGGCGACCAGTTCGCGACGGAAGAGCATCCCCATGTTGTCGGGCACGGTCGCGGCGATGTCGAGGTTGTGCGTGACGATGAGCATCGTCGCGTCGATGCGGGTGTTGAGGTCGATGAGGAGCTGGGAGATGAAGGCGGTGCGCACCGGGTCGAGGCCCGAGTCGGGCTCGTCGCACAGGATGATCTCCGGGTCGAGCACGAGGGCCCGCGCGAGGCCCGCGCGCTTGCGCATCCCGCCGCTGATCTCGCCGGGCAGCTTGCCCTCCGCGCCGACCAGGCCGACGAGTTCGATCCGCTCCATGACGATGCGGCGGATCTCGGCCTCCTTCTTGCGGGTGTGCTCGCGCAGCGGGAAGGCGATGTTGTCGAAGAGGTTCATCGACCCGAACAGGGCCCCGTCCTGGAACATCAGGCCGAACTTCTTGCGGGCCTCCATGATGTCCCGCTCCGGCGAGCGCGCCATGTCGACGCCGTCCACCAGGACGCGACCGTGCTCGGGCTTGAGCAGGCCGATCAGCGACTTGAGGAAGACGGTCTTGCCCGTCCCCGACGGACCGAGCATGACGCTGACCTCCCCCGCCGGCAGCGTCAGGCTGACGTCCTGCCAGATGGTCTGCCGGCCGAAGGACTTCGTCAGCCCCTCGACCCTCACTTCGATTCCCATCGCCTTCTCACCTTCAGCGAGCGGACTCGGCAGCGCACCGTAATGCTCTTCGCACGTGCCGAACAAGATCCCGGAACAATCACTCCGAGCCTTCCCGGAGAACTTGTCATCCGCTGATAAAAGAACACGTCTCCCCTGTCAGCGAATGAGCGGAACAAGCGGCGGGACCCCGTCTCGCCGGGGGTGGGCGAAAGACGGGACCCCGCCGTGGAGAACCGGCCGAGAAGGAGGGCCCGGGTCCGTTTCTCCGAGAACTCCCGACCGGCGGGAGGGCGCCGGCCGGGAGAGAGGCAATCCCCCGGAAGGGACGTTACGGCCGAGTAACCTCGGCTCGCAACAGCCGTTCACGAAGTATTTCCTTACCGGATTTCCGGGGGCGGGCTGATGGCGCCGGGAGGCGAAAGGGGATGCGGGTTTGTCGCCGGGTGACAAGCGGCCGGGGGCGGGCGAGGGTCGCCGCCGGGAGCGCTCTCGTCACTTGGCCGCCGAGTGCCAGTACCGCGAGAACGTCCTGCCCTGGTTCGGGGAGGCGCTGCCGGGGTCGGTGAGCGTGGCCAGGTAGGTCGAGGCGCTGTTGAGCGTCAGCGAGTTCTTGCCGGAGGCGGCGGGCAGGCCGGACTTGAGGTTGACCGCCCAGTTGAAGGCGCCGAGGCCGAGCGGGCCGCAGCCGCTCGCTCCGGGCGCGGCGAAGGTGGTGTCCTCCTGGCCCGCGCCGGTCGCCGCGAGCCGGACCATCTCGCCGGTGTCCGCGGGCGTGCCGTTCGCGGTGAAGGACTCCGCCGCCACTCCCGGCGTGGTCTGGTTCTGCGGACGCAGCACGATGGGGGACGACTTGGTCCCGATGTAGCAGTTGCCGCCGATGAGCGGGTTCTGGAGGTGCACGCGGACCGGGATGGAGAGGATCGGCTGCTTCTCGCCGAGGCCCGCGAAGAGCTGGAAGTCCGTGGGGGTGCCGACCGGTTCGACGGTGGCGGTGACGCGGTTGAGGGTGCTGTTGGTTATCTGGTCGCACACGGCGCCGACCACGGGGACGGAACTGGGGCACATGAGGCCGAGCAGGCCACCGGGCAGGTCGGCGGGGTCGGCGACGAGCGCGCCGTCCGCGGGCGCGATCACCGTGTTGGTGCCGTCCGCGTGCGTGATGACTCCGGCCTGGAGGTCCGTCCTCCCGGTGGGGACGACGGAACTGCCGATCTTGATGACACCGCTCGACGAACTGGAGGAGATACAGGTGGCCTGGTCGTCGATCCCGTCGGCCGCGAGCATCGCGGCGTCGTCGACCGGGCAGCGGTCGAACGGCGCCCAGCGCCCGTTCAGCTGCGGCCCCGCGGCCGTCGACGTGCCGATGGACGCGATCGTCGCCAAGGCGGCGGTGGCGCTCAGTACGGTGAGGCGTCTGAGAGAGCTCATTCCGGTTTCCCTTCGGAGTCGGGCAACGCGAGCCCGGACGTTACTCACCGGAAACCTCGCGCGGCAATAAGCTCGCTGACGCATTTTCCATTACTCGCGCGTTTATCAGCGGGTGAGCATCGGGGACCCCGCCTTGCGCATCTGGTGAGTGTTTCCGCCCGGCGCCCCGGAAATCGTCACGCGTCGACAAAAAGCCGGGGCCCGTTGCTCGCCCCGGGGCAAGAAATTCGCCGATCAGGGCCCGAACGAGAGATTCTTTCCCTTTTCCATTGCGACTTCCGGTTACCAGCTCGTAACGTCCCCTCTCGAAGGCGACGAACAACGGCCTGTGCGACCGATCGGTTCGTTGACCTGGAGTGTGAGCCGCCGACCGCCCCTCTCGCGGGCGGTCGACCCGTGTCAGTACCCGAGCTCGTACGCCATTCGCTCCCCCGAAGGGACCCCTCGTGCGCAGATTCACCCGGAACACCGCCGTCGCAGCCGCCGCGCTCGCCTCGGCCATCGGCCTCTCCGTCTCCTCCGCGTCGGCGACCGCCACCGCCACCTACACCGTCACCCCCGGCGGGGCCTTCACGGCCAACGCCAGCAACCCCAAGCTGACCTCCGGCGCCGCCATCCTCAACTGCGCCTCCTCGCAGGCGAAGGGGACGCTGAAGACCGGTTCGGGCAACGCCGGGGCGAAGCTCGGCTCGATCACGAGCCTGACCTTCACCGGCTGTTCCGTCTCCGGCATCCCGTTCACCGTCGCCGCCGCCGCGAGCAGCAGCACGCCCTTCTACATCAACGCCACCGGCACGACGGCGAACCACATCGACGGCAACGTCAGCAACATCAGCGCCAAGATCACCGGCAGCGGCTGCAACGTCACCTTCGCCGGCACCACGAACGGCTGGTACGAGAGCACCACGAGCACGCTGCACGTCACCGGCGGCGGCTCGCTCGCCGCGCAGGCGGGCGCGAGCTGCCTGGGCCTCATCACAGCGGGCGCGCACGCCGACTTCATCGCCAACTACGCCCTGACCGCCTCCCAGTCGATCACCTCCCCGTGATCCCGTGATCCCGCGGTCCGTGAGCGCACGATCGCGGGGACGCCCGACCCCGTGAGCGCCTGATCGCGTGAGCGCGCCACCGCCCGTCACCGGCCCCCGGGCCCGTGACGGGCGTCGGCGTTCCCCTCGGCCGCACGGGCGGGCCCGGCCCACCGCCCTGAACTCCGGCGCACGCCCATGAACAGGCGCCCCGATCCGTCGTCCCGGCCCAGGGCGCAGATCCGGCGCCCCGGTCCAGCGCACAGATCCGGCGCCCCGGTCAAGCGCCGGGGTCCGACCGCCCGGCCCGAGCGCCACGAACAAGGAAGAGGACGTATGCGAGCAACAGGACGAGGCGCGGGCGCGCGGCGCGCGGCGCGTCCCGCGCGCGTGGCCGCCGCGACCGCGACGGCCCTGATGCTGGGGCTCCTGACCGGAACGGGCTCACAGGCCGACGAGGACTCCCCCACCACCGCCGATCTGGCCTACGCCTGCCGGTTCCCGGACTCCACCGGCGCCCCGGCGACGACCGTGGACGCGCGCGTGGAGGTGACGACCCGCCTGCCGGGGAGCGCCGTCCCCGGCAGCCCGATCGACGCGGGCACCGTGGAGGTCGCCGCGCACCTCCCGCGCGCCGCGGTCAGCGCCCTGTTCCCGGACGCGCGCGCGGTGTCCGGCTCGGCCGCGCTCGGCGTCGACGTCCGCCAGAACAAGGACCGGGCACGGGCCGACTGGTCGCTGGTGACCGCCGGGACGGAGCTGCCGGCACAGGGGGCGGAACTCGTCCTTCCCTCCTCCGGGAAGGTCCCGACGATCACCGTGAACTCCGCCGGGCGGGTCCTGCTGCTCGGCGGCGAGGCGCGTTTCGTTCTCCAGCCGGACGTCGGCGCGCCGGTGTCGCTCGCGTGCTCCCCCGCGCCGGGCCGGGAACCGCGCGTCGCGGAGATCGCCGTACCGGAGGACGCGGCCGTCCCCGAGGACACGCGGCCCGCCACACCCGGCGGGGACCACTCCTCAGGACCGGCGGCGCGGGAGGACGCCCGCGAGGACGACGTCACCCTGTCCCCCCAGGAGGACGAGCCCGCCGTCTCCTGGCCCGACGAGTGCGACGACATGCCCACCGGCGAGCTGGACACCAGCGTCTCGGCGCCTCCGCCCCCGTACCACTTCAATCCCATTCCGCTGGACGGCGTGCCCATGTGCGCCTACGCCGTCGGCATCAGCACCGTGCGCAAGCAGAACGGCTCGATGCTCATCAACGACCCGTCGGGGAAGCCCGCGCTGATGCGGGTCCGGGGTGTCGTCCGTTCCGACCTGGGCGACTGGGGCGCCGAACCGGGGTCCGAGGGCTTCAACCAGATCTGGTCGCTGGCCGAGATCCACCTGCCGGACGCCCGCGCCAGCTTCCTCAGCTTCGGCTACCTCCCGGTGACGGCAAGCGTGACCTTCGAGACGGGCAAGGTCACCATCCTCACCGGGCAGCCCCACATGAACGACCCGACCAGCGCGTTCGCCCGCATCGTCTTCCAGCAGTCGCTGCGTCTCCACGACGTCGTGGTCAACGGCACCCCGCTCGACGTCGGCCCCTCCTGCCGGACCGCGAAGAGCTTCCGCGTACTGCTCAACGGCGACATGAACTCGAAGGAGAACCCGTACGTGAACGTGTTCTCGGGCGGCCTGCTGACCGGAAAGGTCACCATTCCCGCCTTCACCGGCTGCGGCACCGCGGGCGAGAACCTGAACGGCCTGTTCACCGCGGCCATCAGCGGCCCGGACAACGAGCTGCGGATGAACCAGGCGCCCACGTGCGTGACCGGCGACTTCCCCTCCGGGTGCCCCCCGGTCGTCCCCGAGCTGCCCCGCCTCAGGCCCACGTCCTCCTGACCCCAACTCCCACCAGAACCCAACACACCTCACCATCAAATCCCGCACAACTTGTGTACAACAAGCGACAGTTGCTCTACCGTCAGTAGCTCCCACCAGAGGTTTCCCATCGGTACGCACCTGGCGGTCGCGAGGGCGCGGCTCCCTTTCAGGCGCCCTCGCGCCCGGCCCCACCCGGGCGCCCGGACAGCAAGGAGGCTGCCGTGCAACTGCCGGCCCGTACGAACGAGGTCGAGGACTCCCCCGGTCCGTTACCGCGGGAGTTCGCGCGGATCATGCGGCCCGAGATCCCCGGACTGATCAAGGAGATCGGGGTCGAGGTGACCCGCGCCTTCCCGGAGTACGCGGGGCTGCTCGACGGTCCGGACGAGGCGGCGATCCGGCAGGGGGTCGAGAAGAGCCTCAACGGCTTCGTCGACCGCGTCGCCGACCCCGGGGCCTCCACCGCGAGCCGGGACGAACTGCTCCGCAAATTCGGCCGCGTCGAGGCGTACGAGGGCCGCGACCTCAACACCCTCCAGAGCGCGTACCGCCTCGGCGCGCGGGTCGCGCTGCGCCGCGCGAAGTCCTTGGGCCGCCGCTTCGACCTCTCGCCCGAACTGCTCCTGACCTTCGCCGAGGCGCTGTTCTCCTACATCGGGGAGCTCGAAGCGCTGTCGCTGGAGGGGTACATGGAGGCGCGGGCGGGCGCGGGGGGCGAGATGGTGCGAAGACGACTCCTGCACCTGCTCCTGGCCGGTACCCCGCTCCATCACGCCACGATCAACGACCTGTGCGAGCAGGCGTGTTGGCAGGTGCCCGACGAGGTCACGATGGTCGCGCTGCGCGCGCCCGCGCCCGAGCACACCCAGGCGGGGCTCGCCGCCGACGTCCTCTCCGACCTCGGCGCGCCGCAGCCCCACTTCCTCGTCCCCGGTCCGCTCACCCCGGAGCGGCACACCATGCTGGAGACGGCGGTGCTCGACGGGCGCCTCGCCATCGGGCTCACCGTGCCCACCGCCCACGCGGCGGACTCGCTGCGCTGGGCCCGGCGCGCGCTCCAGCTCGTCGACGAGGGCGTGGTCCCCGACACCCCCTACCTGCGTACCGCCGACCACCTGATGGCCCTGTGGCTGCTCTCCGATCTGCCGCTCGTCCGCGAGGTCGCGCAGCGCGAGCTGTCCCCGCTGGCGAAGGTCTCGGGGACCCGCCGCACGCGGCTCGTGGAGACGCTGCACGCGTGGCTCACCACGCGGGGCACCGCGGACCAGGTGGGCGACGCCCTCGGTGTGCACGCCCAGACGGTCCGCTACCGGCTGCGCAACCTGGAGGCGCACTTCGGGCACCGCCTGGAGGACCCCGGGCACCGCTTCGCCATGGAGGCCGCGCTGCGCGCGCTGCACCTCCACGACGCCACCGGACCGGCGGGCGGTACGGCGGCGGACGGTACGGCGATCGCCTCCGCGCGCGGCACGGCGACCCCTCCCACGCGTCGCGCGCCCGCCCCGTAGGCGCCGCCCGCCGCGAGAGCCCGGCCCGCGGTTTCCCGCTCCGGGGGACCCGGACGGTGCCGCCGTCGGCGGGACGCACTCGCGCACGGGAGCCTGCGCGGCGACGGGCCGGGCGGCGAAGGGGGGTGCCACGGGTGGTCGTCGCCGGCTTCCTCCCGGGACGTCGCGGTGGGCCGCAGGCCAGGCCCGCTGTCGGCCCCATAGCGACGGACGCCATCCGCGCGGCGGATTCTGGCCGCGTGCCGCGACAGAGCGGCGCGCCGTCCCCGGTGGCTCAGCCCGACTTCGGCGGCTTGCGGGCGTCGAAGGCGAAGAGGGTGTTCTTGTCCGCGGCGACGACCAGGGCACCGCCCGCCACCGTCACGCGGGGGCCCGAGCCCTGCTCGCCCGTCAGTCCGTCGACCCGGGGATCGGTGGTCCACAGGATCTCGCCGGTCGAGGGCGAGAGCGCGACCACGCGCCCCGTGGCCGAGCTGAAGTACAGCGCGCGTTCGCCCGAGGCGGGCCCCGAGGCGCCCTCCACGGCGGTCTGCCGCGACCACTTCGCCCGTCCGCTCTCCGGGTCGATCGCGGTGACGCGCCCCGTCTGCCCGCTCACGTAGACGGTGCCGCCCGCCATGCCCGGTGTCCCGTCGTAGGTGCGCGCGAACGGGGCGTACGTGACCTTCCGCGTGGCCGGATCGGCCAGCGCCACGCCGTCGTAGCCGGTCGACGCCGGGCCCTCCTTGTGGACCTGGAGGAGGGCGAGACGGCCGCCGGTGGCACCGACCGGCACGACGGGGCCCTTCACCGCGAGGGCGCTGCCGAGCCGCCCCGAGGCGCGGTCGACGGTGTGGAGGGTGGGGTGGCGCACGTCCAGCGCGTCGATCTCGCCCTCCCGCGCGCACATGGCGAGGAGCCGGGTGCCCGCGAGGACGGGGGCGCACCGGGTGCCCGCGGGGAACGGGGTCTTCCAGGTGACGTCACCGCTGTGCGCGTCCCGCGCCTCCAGCTGGGAGCCGGTCGCGTCGACCGACACGACGGCCGTACCGGCCACGAGGGCCTCCTGGCTGCGGCCCGTCACGGCCTGGGACTGGGTGTCGGTCGGTACGGACCACAGCTCGTGGCCCGTTTTCGCGTCGAGCGCCACGACTTCCCTGCGCGGCTCCTGCGGGGCGTCCTCGGGCGCGAAGCGGTAGCCCAGCACGGTGTCCTGGGTGGCGCCCACGAAGTACAGGCCCTGGACGGGGACGCCCTGGCTCTTGACCGTCCACGCCCGCGAGCCGTCCTTGACGTCGAAACGGCTCGCGATCACGCCCCCTCCCCCGCAGAAGACGGCTTCCCCGCGCGCGACGCAGCGCAGTTCGTCGGGGATGTCCGCGCGCCCGCCCAGCACCGTTTGGCGCCAGGGCGCGAAGCCGTCCGGAGGCGCCGGGGCCGCGACCCCGCTGTTCTTGCCCTCGCCGGAGCCCGCCGCCGTCACCACGGCGACGCCCCCGCCCACGGCCGACACGGCGACGACGGCGGCGAGCACGGACCGCCAGCGGCGGCGCGGGCGGCGACCGTTGAGGGTGGTGTCACCGGGGTCGGCGTGGTCGCCCGGGACGTCAGGGACGACGGGGGCGCGAGCGGCGTCAGGGACGACGGGGGCGCGAGCGGCCTCAGGGGCGTCGGCGTGGGCGTCGGCGGTACGGGGCACCTCAGGGGAAGGAGGCGCTCCGGCGGGAAGGATCGCTCCGGCCGTACGGGACGTGACCTCGTCGTGCCGTGTCGTCACGTCCCGGGTGCGGCTCGCGCCGAGGCCGTCCCCGCCGACCGTGCCGAGGTCGGAGGGGAGGTCGCGGAGCAGGACGAGGAGTTCGTCCGCCGAGGGGCGCCGGTCCGGCTCCTTGTCGAGGCACAGCTCGACGAGCGCGCGCAAGGGCTGTGGCACCGCGTCGAGCGCGGGCTCCTCGTGCACCACCTGGTACGCCGTCATGTAGGGGCTGTCGGCGTCGAAGGGGCCGTGCCCCGTCACCGAGTAGACGAGCAGCGTGCCGAGCGAGAAGACGTCGGAGCGCGGCCCGACACCGCGCGGCGCCTGCAACTGCTCCGGCGACATGAAGGGCGGCGTCCCGATGATCCGCCCCGTCATCGTCAGGGTCTGCTGGTCCGCGGCGCGCGAGATGCCGAAGTCGATGACGCGCGGGCCCTCGGGCGAGAGCACGACATTGGAGGGCTTGAGGTCGCGGTGGACGACGCCGACGCGGTGGATGTCGCGCAGGGCCTCGGCGAGCCCGATGGCGAGCCTGCGCAGTTCGGCGCCGCCGAGCGGGCCCTTCGCGGCGATGTGCTGGCTGAGCGTGTCCCCCTCGATGTAGCTCGTCGCCATCCACGGCTGCTCGGCGTCGGGGGCGGCGTCGACCACAGCGGCGGTGAAGGCCCCGCTGACCCGTCGGGCGGCTGCCACCTCCTGCCGGAAGCGGGTGCGGAATTCCTCGTCGGCGGCGAACTGCTGATGGATCAGCTTGATCGCGACAGGGCGTCCCGAGCCCGTGCGCGCCAGGAAGACCGTTCCCATCCCGCCCGAGCCGAGGCGTGCCTCCAGCACATAGCCGCCGATCTCGGCCGGGTCCCCGACACGCAGCGACACTCTTCCCGCCCTCCAGTCCCCCGTGCGCCTTCGTCCCACGGGCCCGTGTACCTCTCCGGACCCAAACTAGCGGCAGGGTGGCACGGAACGGCAAAGCGGGTGACCCCCGCACCCGTCCCGGGGGCCCGGGGACTCGCGGCGGGCCCGCGCGACCCGCCGCCCCGCTCGCCCCGTCAGTCCGTGATCGAGGCGCGGAAGCGGTACCGGTCCCCGCGGTAGATGGCCACCGTCAGCTCCAGCGGACGGGCCTCCTGGTTGAAAGCGAGCTGGGTCGCGACGAGCACGGGGGTCACGTCCTCGATCTCCAGCAACTCCTTCTCCCGTGCGTCGGGTTGACGGGCCTCGACCGAGTAGTCGGCGACGTGGGGCACCTGCGGGGGCTCGGCCTCGCGCAGCGTGGCGTACAGGGAGGCGCGGCCGAAGTCGGTGTGGGCGAGGGCGGGGCAGAGGGCGAGGGGGAGCCGGTTGTGCTCGACGACCACGACGAGGTCGTCGAGGAAGCGCAGCCGGCGCATGGCGAACAGGAGCGCGCCGGGTGCGATCCGCAGCTCCTCCGCCTCGGCGATCGTCGCCGCGCGCACGCCCGCTTCGAGGACGCGCGTGCGCACCGCGAGGCCGTGCCGCAGCGCGTAGTCGGCGAAACCCTGCACCGTACGACCGGCCGTCGGGCGCGACAGGGCCGGGTGGTCGGCCGAGCGGTCCTCCTGGAGGAACCAGCCGCGGGCGGGGGCGGAGACGATGAGCCCTTCGTCCGCGAGGCGGTTGAGGGCGGAGCGCATGGTGACCCGCGAGACCTCGTAGCGCTCGGCGAGGACGCGCTCCGAGGGCAGCCGGTCGCCGGGGCGGGCGGCGCCCTC comes from Streptomyces sp. Tu6071 and encodes:
- a CDS encoding helix-turn-helix domain-containing protein, giving the protein MQLPARTNEVEDSPGPLPREFARIMRPEIPGLIKEIGVEVTRAFPEYAGLLDGPDEAAIRQGVEKSLNGFVDRVADPGASTASRDELLRKFGRVEAYEGRDLNTLQSAYRLGARVALRRAKSLGRRFDLSPELLLTFAEALFSYIGELEALSLEGYMEARAGAGGEMVRRRLLHLLLAGTPLHHATINDLCEQACWQVPDEVTMVALRAPAPEHTQAGLAADVLSDLGAPQPHFLVPGPLTPERHTMLETAVLDGRLAIGLTVPTAHAADSLRWARRALQLVDEGVVPDTPYLRTADHLMALWLLSDLPLVREVAQRELSPLAKVSGTRRTRLVETLHAWLTTRGTADQVGDALGVHAQTVRYRLRNLEAHFGHRLEDPGHRFAMEAALRALHLHDATGPAGGTAADGTAIASARGTATPPTRRAPAP
- a CDS encoding GntR family transcriptional regulator, translated to MPSYSEPGAVGARGETLPLYSVVARRLRQDLTEGAARPGDRLPSERVLAERYEVSRVTMRSALNRLADEGLIVSAPARGWFLQEDRSADHPALSRPTAGRTVQGFADYALRHGLAVRTRVLEAGVRAATIAEAEELRIAPGALLFAMRRLRFLDDLVVVVEHNRLPLALCPALAHTDFGRASLYATLREAEPPQVPHVADYSVEARQPDAREKELLEIEDVTPVLVATQLAFNQEARPLELTVAIYRGDRYRFRASITD
- a CDS encoding serine/threonine-protein kinase, which encodes MSLRVGDPAEIGGYVLEARLGSGGMGTVFLARTGSGRPVAIKLIHQQFAADEEFRTRFRQEVAAARRVSGAFTAAVVDAAPDAEQPWMATSYIEGDTLSQHIAAKGPLGGAELRRLAIGLAEALRDIHRVGVVHRDLKPSNVVLSPEGPRVIDFGISRAADQQTLTMTGRIIGTPPFMSPEQLQAPRGVGPRSDVFSLGTLLVYSVTGHGPFDADSPYMTAYQVVHEEPALDAVPQPLRALVELCLDKEPDRRPSADELLVLLRDLPSDLGTVGGDGLGASRTRDVTTRHDEVTSRTAGAILPAGAPPSPEVPRTADAHADAPEAARAPVVPDAARAPVVPDVPGDHADPGDTTLNGRRPRRRWRSVLAAVVAVSAVGGGVAVVTAAGSGEGKNSGVAAPAPPDGFAPWRQTVLGGRADIPDELRCVARGEAVFCGGGGVIASRFDVKDGSRAWTVKSQGVPVQGLYFVGATQDTVLGYRFAPEDAPQEPRREVVALDAKTGHELWSVPTDTQSQAVTGRSQEALVAGTAVVSVDATGSQLEARDAHSGDVTWKTPFPAGTRCAPVLAGTRLLAMCAREGEIDALDVRHPTLHTVDRASGRLGSALAVKGPVVPVGATGGRLALLQVHKEGPASTGYDGVALADPATRKVTYAPFARTYDGTPGMAGGTVYVSGQTGRVTAIDPESGRAKWSRQTAVEGASGPASGERALYFSSATGRVVALSPSTGEILWTTDPRVDGLTGEQGSGPRVTVAGGALVVAADKNTLFAFDARKPPKSG
- a CDS encoding DUF6801 domain-containing protein, translating into MRATGRGAGARRAARPARVAAATATALMLGLLTGTGSQADEDSPTTADLAYACRFPDSTGAPATTVDARVEVTTRLPGSAVPGSPIDAGTVEVAAHLPRAAVSALFPDARAVSGSAALGVDVRQNKDRARADWSLVTAGTELPAQGAELVLPSSGKVPTITVNSAGRVLLLGGEARFVLQPDVGAPVSLACSPAPGREPRVAEIAVPEDAAVPEDTRPATPGGDHSSGPAAREDAREDDVTLSPQEDEPAVSWPDECDDMPTGELDTSVSAPPPPYHFNPIPLDGVPMCAYAVGISTVRKQNGSMLINDPSGKPALMRVRGVVRSDLGDWGAEPGSEGFNQIWSLAEIHLPDARASFLSFGYLPVTASVTFETGKVTILTGQPHMNDPTSAFARIVFQQSLRLHDVVVNGTPLDVGPSCRTAKSFRVLLNGDMNSKENPYVNVFSGGLLTGKVTIPAFTGCGTAGENLNGLFTAAISGPDNELRMNQAPTCVTGDFPSGCPPVVPELPRLRPTSS